One Leptospira wolbachii serovar Codice str. CDC genomic region harbors:
- a CDS encoding OmpP1/FadL family transporter, translating to MISSRIFIFLFILILILDPRLSPSLEAFHGILQPAFGARQAGMGGAFQAVGGSVMDLESNPSHLARVKRTKWELGSGIHLPTIEYNDEYIDPDPSRSYRNSTVEHPRAVLPYIGIIKPISENISIGFALYAQGGGGGQFKNIKRHTPDGRTLNETFGTNIPVIGESTKAVEDLNFRFMTMKSTFGAGFKKGNFAVGAGLDLVYGFMELKRTYQDETRSLTIPGGIRYQSDSAYSMGGKIGVSYDLTENIRIAYSYTTRNFLPMDGTMKVDGYAPERSFGTRVSRYMLWPDKHIAGISYRTDRFIIDFDIKYIPWSESFNSSKFRLEDVWMRTPIGVETNAFQFNLNWKNQTIFAIGAEYKWNDRFMSRMGYSYGNNVIPASGVSPMLGASIEHHLSMGGSISWNDSTFHIACEYGFPKKTYGGKTSDWTLSHAIYSSKEIHPFQFSYNKQMSVFSIYFGMEQNI from the coding sequence AGACTCTCCCCCTCTCTGGAGGCCTTTCATGGGATCCTGCAGCCAGCGTTTGGAGCAAGACAAGCCGGAATGGGAGGTGCCTTCCAAGCGGTGGGCGGATCGGTGATGGATTTAGAATCGAATCCCTCTCATTTGGCACGAGTCAAAAGAACCAAATGGGAGTTAGGTTCTGGAATTCATTTGCCCACTATCGAATATAATGATGAATACATTGATCCAGATCCTAGTCGTTCTTATCGCAACTCAACAGTCGAACATCCGAGAGCAGTCCTTCCCTATATTGGGATCATCAAACCTATATCGGAAAATATAAGCATTGGTTTTGCTTTGTATGCACAAGGAGGTGGGGGTGGACAGTTTAAAAATATCAAACGACACACACCTGACGGCCGAACCCTCAATGAAACCTTTGGAACAAATATTCCCGTCATCGGCGAGAGCACAAAAGCAGTAGAAGATTTAAACTTTAGATTTATGACCATGAAATCCACGTTTGGTGCTGGGTTCAAAAAAGGGAACTTTGCCGTGGGCGCCGGTCTTGACCTGGTTTATGGGTTTATGGAACTGAAAAGAACCTACCAAGATGAAACAAGAAGCCTCACTATCCCTGGCGGAATCCGTTACCAAAGTGACTCGGCTTATAGCATGGGAGGAAAAATTGGAGTCTCTTATGACCTAACAGAGAATATCCGAATCGCTTATTCCTACACTACTAGAAATTTTTTACCGATGGATGGAACTATGAAAGTAGATGGGTATGCTCCCGAAAGATCCTTTGGTACAAGAGTGTCCCGGTATATGCTTTGGCCAGACAAACATATTGCGGGAATTTCTTATCGCACTGACAGATTTATCATCGACTTTGATATCAAATACATCCCTTGGTCGGAAAGTTTTAATTCTAGTAAGTTTCGCCTAGAGGATGTTTGGATGAGGACACCTATTGGAGTAGAAACTAATGCTTTTCAATTCAATTTAAATTGGAAAAACCAAACCATATTTGCTATTGGGGCCGAGTATAAATGGAATGATCGTTTTATGAGTCGAATGGGGTATAGTTATGGAAACAATGTAATTCCTGCTAGCGGAGTGAGTCCCATGTTAGGAGCTAGTATCGAACACCACCTTTCTATGGGTGGAAGTATCTCCTGGAATGACTCCACTTTCCATATCGCATGTGAATATGGATTTCCTAAAAAAACTTATGGAGGAAAAACTTCAGACTGGACGTTATCCCATGCCATCTATTCTAGTAAAGAAATTCATCCATTCCAATTTTCTTATAACAAACAGATGAGTGTATTTAGTATCTATTTTGGAATGGAACAAAATATTTAA